A genomic segment from Prochlorothrix hollandica PCC 9006 = CALU 1027 encodes:
- the pstB gene encoding phosphate ABC transporter ATP-binding protein PstB — MNYSSPLISSDIANTALRTEQLSVYYGNTLAVRDVYLDIPKNKIVSFIGPSGCGKSTVLRCFNRMNDLIPGAKVAGRITFHGQDIHAKTIDPVELRRRIGMVFQKPNPFPKSIYENIAFGARINGYQGNMDELVENSLRGAALWNEVKDKLRASGLSLSGGQQQRLCIARAIAIEPEIILMDEPCSALDPISTLRIEELMQELKEQYTIAIVTHNMQQASRTSDYTAFFNAEPTSKGGKVGHLVEYNRTELIFQSPQEEKTKDYVSGRFG, encoded by the coding sequence ATGAATTATTCCTCACCTTTGATCAGTAGCGACATCGCCAACACTGCCTTGCGCACTGAACAACTTTCCGTCTACTACGGCAATACGCTAGCGGTTCGGGATGTCTACCTCGATATTCCTAAAAACAAAATTGTGTCCTTCATTGGACCCTCTGGCTGCGGTAAAAGCACGGTTCTTCGGTGTTTCAATCGCATGAATGATTTGATTCCCGGAGCCAAGGTGGCGGGGCGCATCACGTTCCATGGCCAAGATATTCATGCCAAGACTATTGACCCGGTGGAACTGCGCCGCCGCATTGGCATGGTGTTCCAAAAGCCCAACCCATTCCCCAAGTCAATTTATGAAAATATTGCCTTTGGTGCCCGCATCAATGGTTACCAAGGCAATATGGACGAGTTAGTGGAAAATTCTCTGCGGGGAGCGGCCCTGTGGAATGAGGTGAAGGATAAGCTACGGGCCAGTGGGCTATCCCTGTCGGGGGGACAACAGCAACGCCTCTGTATTGCGCGGGCGATCGCCATTGAGCCGGAGATCATTCTCATGGATGAGCCTTGCTCGGCCCTGGATCCCATTTCCACCCTGCGCATTGAGGAGTTGATGCAGGAGCTGAAGGAGCAATACACCATTGCGATCGTGACCCACAATATGCAGCAAGCCTCCCGCACCTCTGATTACACCGCCTTTTTTAATGCAGAACCGACCTCTAAGGGGGGGAAAGTGGGCCATTTGGTGGAATATAATCGCACGGAGCTTATTTTCCAAAGTCCCCAGGAAGAGAAAACCAAGGACTATGTGAGCGGTCGCTTTGGCTAA
- the psb27 gene encoding photosystem II protein Psb27, producing MRHALSHLFAFVLVAVVGLTGCSTNTTFLSDNLTGDYPQDTIAVIQNLRATISLPDGTREKGEAQAQAQLLINDFVARYRRDSGVSSSTSFTTMQTALNALAGHYNAYPNLPLAPKLKDRLDREFKLAELAIKRGL from the coding sequence ATGAGACATGCCCTTTCCCATCTGTTTGCGTTTGTTTTGGTTGCTGTTGTGGGCCTGACTGGATGCAGCACAAACACCACGTTTTTAAGCGATAACTTAACGGGCGATTATCCCCAGGATACAATTGCCGTCATCCAAAATCTCCGAGCCACCATTAGCTTACCCGACGGCACCCGCGAAAAAGGAGAAGCCCAAGCCCAAGCTCAACTGCTGATTAATGACTTTGTAGCCCGCTACCGTCGGGATAGTGGGGTGTCTAGCTCCACCTCCTTTACCACGATGCAGACTGCCCTCAATGCCCTGGCTGGTCATTACAATGCTTACCCCAACTTGCCCTTGGCTCCTAAATTAAAGGATCGCCTCGATCGGGAATTCAAGTTAGCGGAACTGGCCATCAAGCGGGGTCTATAA
- a CDS encoding ComF family protein — MVISWKQVLDAPGGWQGLGQDLWQDWRRLVLMASCPLCGRSTPQDFCRDCAWDLGHCPIEHPLETWTGPLPYFAWGYYQTPDTDGLKRAIAALKYDNNPGLARCLGQWVGQTWRQQRPPLPPGQSKPLVVPIPLHPSKLKQRGFNQADLLARSFCQVTGFPYEATGLMRTRSTQAQFGLTPQARQANVQAAFAPSPGLRRRSPPGVLIFDDIYTTGSTVRSAAQCLQDHKIPVLGVVVLARVGTRTPTA; from the coding sequence ATGGTGATCTCATGGAAGCAGGTGTTGGATGCCCCAGGGGGATGGCAGGGCTTAGGCCAGGATCTTTGGCAGGATTGGCGACGGTTGGTGTTGATGGCTTCCTGTCCCCTGTGTGGCCGATCGACCCCCCAGGATTTTTGCCGGGACTGTGCCTGGGATCTGGGCCACTGCCCGATCGAGCATCCCCTGGAAACCTGGACAGGGCCATTACCGTACTTTGCTTGGGGTTATTATCAAACCCCCGATACAGATGGGCTAAAACGGGCGATCGCAGCCCTAAAATATGACAATAATCCCGGTTTGGCCCGCTGCCTAGGGCAATGGGTAGGCCAGACTTGGCGACAACAGCGCCCACCCTTACCCCCCGGTCAGTCCAAACCCCTGGTGGTACCCATTCCCCTGCACCCCAGCAAATTGAAACAGCGGGGCTTTAACCAGGCGGACCTATTGGCGCGGTCTTTTTGTCAGGTGACCGGATTTCCCTACGAGGCCACAGGGCTAATGCGTACCCGATCCACCCAAGCCCAGTTTGGCTTAACGCCCCAGGCGCGGCAAGCCAATGTCCAGGCGGCTTTTGCCCCCAGCCCGGGGTTACGGCGACGATCGCCCCCAGGGGTCTTGATTTTCGATGACATTTATACCACCGGTTCCACGGTGCGATCGGCGGCTCAATGTTTGCAGGATCACAAAATTCCCGTGCTAGGGGTCGTGGTGCTAGCCCGTGTTGGAACCCGTACCCCCACCGCTTAA
- a CDS encoding energy transducer TonB encodes MTLPPNSDPPLSLAYVRKQNDLTRWMPLWVTASVLVHELLFLGWIQYQTRMPREDAPLAIEFIDLDTVTATPTEPESDRIATQSNAGGAQTETEKPVSTRRDRGVPEPTHVIAGGFTAHGLTDGNNTGGKNTDGYTTQSPTPDYPTPAPPRPRPAPQNPTNTPSAIQPAPRSTATSPSPRAIPSPPTRIPLPPPPLVPSPPAATPPPAWNRSTLAHTSSQDLGTGSLSLEDWQRQQRDNNDRTGSGSGVSARADVDWGPYTSALQRQVEQRWWPTSDSSSEVEVEFEIQRSGHINPDSLRVVRSSGSDTINRAALAAITESSPFGSFPPNYTQDSILVTFTFTVQ; translated from the coding sequence ATGACTCTTCCCCCCAACTCCGACCCCCCCCTGTCCCTCGCCTATGTGCGGAAACAGAACGATCTGACCCGCTGGATGCCCCTGTGGGTCACTGCGTCGGTGTTAGTCCATGAGCTGTTGTTTTTAGGCTGGATTCAGTATCAAACAAGAATGCCGAGAGAGGATGCTCCCCTGGCCATAGAGTTCATCGATCTGGACACAGTGACCGCCACCCCCACTGAACCGGAGAGCGATCGCATCGCCACCCAATCCAATGCCGGGGGTGCCCAAACCGAGACCGAGAAACCCGTCAGTACCCGCCGCGATCGCGGTGTTCCTGAACCGACCCATGTTATCGCCGGGGGATTTACAGCCCATGGGCTGACCGATGGTAATAACACGGGTGGCAAAAACACCGATGGCTACACAACTCAGAGTCCGACACCAGATTATCCGACACCGGCACCGCCCCGGCCTAGGCCAGCCCCCCAGAACCCGACCAACACCCCATCGGCAATCCAGCCCGCCCCCAGGTCAACGGCAACATCACCATCCCCTAGAGCAATCCCCAGTCCCCCCACCCGCATCCCCCTGCCTCCTCCCCCCCTGGTGCCCTCTCCTCCCGCTGCGACCCCGCCCCCTGCCTGGAACCGATCGACCCTAGCCCACACCAGCAGCCAAGACCTGGGAACGGGATCCCTGAGTCTGGAGGACTGGCAACGGCAGCAACGGGACAACAACGATCGCACGGGATCAGGCAGTGGGGTTTCGGCGCGGGCTGATGTGGACTGGGGACCCTATACTTCGGCACTCCAGCGCCAGGTCGAACAGCGCTGGTGGCCCACCTCCGACTCATCCTCAGAGGTGGAAGTGGAATTTGAAATTCAGCGATCGGGTCATATCAATCCCGACAGTTTGCGGGTAGTGCGATCGTCGGGATCGGACACCATTAACCGAGCCGCCTTAGCGGCCATCACCGAGTCGTCCCCCTTCGGCAGTTTTCCCCCCAACTACACCCAAGACAGCATCCTGGTCACCTTCACCTTCACCGTTCAGTAG
- a CDS encoding Maf family protein, producing the protein MPKPVPLPPFVLASASPARRRLLQLAGIDPLVQPSHFDEDQVQTHRPGELVHALAKHKASAIAADWVNQGKTHGLILGCDSILALNGEIHGKPADEADAIARWQQMRGQRGELYTGHALIDLGQGRSIVHTAITQVHFANVTDGEIRAYVATGEPLNCAGCFALEGRGGLFIDRLEGCHTNVIGLSLPLLRRMLAELGYGVMDFWPGD; encoded by the coding sequence ATGCCTAAACCTGTCCCCCTGCCCCCCTTTGTCCTGGCCTCTGCGTCCCCGGCTCGCCGTCGTTTACTGCAACTGGCGGGCATCGATCCCCTGGTGCAACCGAGCCATTTTGATGAAGATCAAGTGCAAACCCACCGTCCTGGGGAATTGGTGCACGCCTTGGCAAAGCATAAGGCCAGTGCGATCGCCGCAGACTGGGTGAACCAGGGCAAAACCCACGGCTTAATCCTGGGCTGTGACTCGATTTTGGCCCTAAATGGGGAAATTCATGGCAAACCCGCCGACGAAGCCGATGCGATCGCCCGCTGGCAACAGATGCGGGGCCAACGGGGGGAACTGTATACGGGCCATGCCTTAATTGATCTGGGACAGGGCCGATCCATCGTCCACACCGCCATTACCCAGGTGCATTTTGCCAATGTCACCGATGGGGAGATTCGGGCCTATGTGGCCACCGGGGAACCCCTCAACTGTGCGGGCTGTTTTGCTTTGGAAGGACGGGGTGGACTCTTTATCGATCGCCTAGAAGGGTGCCACACCAATGTCATTGGCTTGAGCTTGCCCCTGCTGCGGCGAATGCTGGCGGAACTGGGCTATGGGGTCATGGATTTTTGGCCAGGGGATTAA
- a CDS encoding glycosyltransferase: protein MDRPRVALVHDTLQGYGDPERVLEALHHLYPQAPVYTAYVRPDWADLTGDRFTGWDLRPLGSGPGPRFWRDSSLADLALPDLWESLDLNAYDLVISSTWGGLSHGVRVGAHTLHLCYCHSPDRRRWNSPQQREPWPWERAAQSWLRRYDFYAAQRVDHWITNSHRVARRLHRAYRRSADVIPPPVPVQGFGTAGERYYLYIGDLDRRQQVDVLIQACNRLKQPLQLVGSGPDEAYLRQIAGATVEFLGVRSTADLLDDHIYANAMALVLPTLDLDFSFIALESMGRGLPIIAYRGSGMAEILLDYRTGLFFADPTVDSLGATIEEFSRLRFLSRACIDRAQEFAEPVFASKFDWYVAQALDEFRAKPGLQKPPSCADGAGS, encoded by the coding sequence ATGGATCGACCACGGGTGGCTTTGGTGCATGACACCCTTCAGGGGTATGGGGATCCGGAACGGGTTTTAGAAGCACTCCATCACCTGTACCCCCAAGCCCCCGTTTATACGGCCTATGTGCGCCCCGATTGGGCTGATCTGACCGGCGATCGCTTTACCGGTTGGGATCTGAGACCCCTAGGGTCTGGCCCTGGGCCTCGGTTCTGGCGGGATAGTTCCCTGGCTGATCTGGCCTTGCCCGATCTGTGGGAGTCCCTGGATCTCAACGCCTATGATTTAGTGATTTCCTCCACCTGGGGGGGTCTCAGTCATGGGGTGCGGGTGGGTGCCCATACCCTCCACCTGTGCTATTGCCACAGCCCCGATCGCCGCCGCTGGAACTCCCCCCAACAGCGGGAGCCTTGGCCCTGGGAGCGAGCAGCCCAGTCCTGGTTGCGGCGTTATGATTTCTATGCCGCCCAGCGGGTGGATCACTGGATCACCAATTCCCATCGGGTGGCCCGCCGTCTCCATCGCGCCTATCGCCGTTCTGCGGATGTGATCCCACCCCCCGTGCCGGTTCAGGGATTTGGGACGGCGGGGGAGCGCTATTACCTGTACATTGGCGATCTCGATCGTCGTCAGCAGGTGGATGTCCTGATCCAGGCTTGTAACCGCCTCAAGCAACCGTTGCAACTGGTGGGTAGTGGCCCTGATGAAGCCTATTTGCGGCAGATTGCCGGGGCAACCGTGGAATTCCTAGGGGTACGCTCCACGGCAGATCTCCTGGATGACCATATCTATGCCAATGCCATGGCCTTGGTGTTGCCCACCCTAGACTTGGATTTTAGTTTTATCGCCTTGGAGTCCATGGGGCGGGGGTTGCCGATTATTGCCTACCGAGGCTCTGGCATGGCCGAAATTCTTTTGGATTACCGCACGGGACTCTTCTTTGCAGACCCGACGGTGGATAGTCTGGGGGCGACGATTGAAGAATTTTCGCGACTCCGGTTCCTGTCCCGTGCCTGCATCGATCGTGCCCAGGAATTTGCGGAACCTGTTTTTGCGTCTAAGTTTGATTGGTATGTGGCCCAGGCACTGGATGAATTCCGGGCTAAACCGGGTCTGCAAAAGCCGCCCTCCTGCGCCGATGGGGCTGGCTCCTAG
- a CDS encoding homoserine dehydrogenase, with protein sequence MAFKVGLLGLGTVGTGTVKILLDPAQRNPLLKDVVLHRVGVRSLHKPREVDLPPDCLTTDLAAIVSDPEVDIVVELIGGIEPARSLILEAIDHRKHVVTANKALIALHGEEIFEAAAEAGVYVLLEAAVGGGIPVIEPLKQSLCANRIQSISGIVNGTTNYILTRMQKEGGSFLDMLEAAQHLGYAEADPTADVDGWDAADKIAILASLAFGERVRRSEVYSEGIRQVTTTDILYADRLGFVIKLLALAHRVTPPTAEPDQPHVIDIRVHPTLVAKGHPLASVNGVYNAILVEGDPIGQVMFYGPGAGAGPTASAVMSDVLNIAALLTVERGNSAMVSATVSAAVSAAPRSDAPPVLDPLLACTYHRYCTIASMEETHNRFYARLQANDQPGVIGQLGTCFGQHGVSLESVVQLENTGDRATIVVVTHEVREGDFWQAIGDITALDCIDEVANVLRVL encoded by the coding sequence GTGGCTTTTAAGGTTGGTTTATTAGGACTGGGAACCGTTGGGACAGGAACCGTCAAGATTCTCCTCGATCCTGCTCAACGTAACCCCTTGCTCAAGGACGTAGTACTGCATCGGGTGGGGGTTCGTTCCCTCCACAAACCCCGCGAGGTGGATTTACCCCCCGACTGCCTGACCACTGATTTAGCAGCGATCGTCAGTGATCCTGAGGTGGATATTGTGGTGGAATTGATCGGCGGCATTGAACCGGCCCGATCCTTGATTTTGGAGGCCATTGATCACCGGAAACATGTGGTGACGGCCAACAAAGCCTTGATTGCCCTCCATGGGGAAGAAATTTTTGAGGCGGCTGCGGAAGCCGGGGTTTATGTGCTCCTGGAGGCGGCAGTGGGGGGCGGTATCCCCGTCATTGAACCCCTCAAACAGTCCCTCTGTGCCAACCGCATCCAGAGCATCAGCGGCATTGTCAATGGCACCACCAACTACATCCTGACCCGGATGCAGAAGGAAGGGGGTAGTTTCCTGGATATGTTGGAAGCCGCCCAACACCTGGGCTATGCCGAGGCTGATCCCACCGCTGATGTGGATGGCTGGGATGCGGCGGATAAGATTGCCATTTTGGCTTCTTTAGCCTTTGGGGAACGGGTGCGGCGATCGGAGGTCTACAGCGAAGGCATTCGCCAGGTGACCACCACGGATATTCTTTATGCCGATCGCCTGGGGTTTGTGATCAAGCTCTTGGCCCTGGCCCATCGGGTCACGCCCCCCACGGCTGAACCAGATCAGCCCCATGTCATCGACATTCGGGTTCACCCGACCCTAGTGGCTAAAGGCCATCCCTTGGCCAGTGTCAACGGGGTGTATAACGCCATTTTGGTGGAAGGGGATCCCATTGGTCAGGTGATGTTCTATGGGCCGGGTGCCGGTGCGGGACCCACCGCCAGCGCTGTGATGTCTGATGTGCTGAATATTGCGGCCCTGTTGACGGTGGAACGGGGCAACTCCGCTATGGTCTCCGCTACGGTCTCCGCTGCGGTCTCTGCTGCTCCCAGATCTGACGCTCCCCCCGTTTTGGATCCCCTCCTCGCCTGCACCTATCACCGCTATTGCACCATTGCCTCCATGGAGGAAACCCATAACCGCTTTTATGCACGGCTCCAGGCGAATGATCAGCCGGGGGTCATTGGGCAGTTGGGCACCTGTTTTGGTCAACATGGGGTGAGCCTAGAGTCGGTGGTGCAGTTGGAAAATACGGGCGATCGCGCCACGATCGTGGTGGTCACCCATGAGGTGCGAGAGGGGGACTTCTGGCAAGCGATCGGCGACATTACGGCCCTAGACTGCATTGATGAAGTGGCCAATGTGCTGCGGGTGCTGTAA
- the mnmA gene encoding tRNA 2-thiouridine(34) synthase MnmA, producing the protein MPAIVVGLSGGVDSSAAAALLRDRGEDVVGVTLWLMKGKGQCCSEGMVDAAAICEQLGIEHHVVDSREVFQTEIIDYLVQGYSQGITPLPCSQCNKTVKFGPMLTYARETLGIDRIATGHYAQVRRNPESGRHELLRAVDRQKDQSYFLYDLSQDVLGSVDFPLGGCTKGETRAIAAQFNLSTADKPESQDLCLIESHGSMQSFLDHYITPQGGDIVTEDGTVLGKHQGIHRYTIGQRKGLGIAYPEPLFVLRLDGGRNQVVVGPRSSAHWWGCTVQRLNWVSMAEPTTPFRAQVQVRYRTPPDWAQVIPLGDGRLEIQFEVPQFSITPGQAAVWYDGDRLLGGGVIEVALGSTIADISGPPAEVNPAPLVPPAPAP; encoded by the coding sequence ATGCCTGCAATTGTGGTTGGTTTGTCGGGTGGTGTGGATAGCTCTGCGGCGGCAGCGCTGCTGCGGGATCGCGGTGAGGATGTGGTGGGGGTGACCCTGTGGTTGATGAAGGGCAAGGGCCAGTGTTGCTCGGAAGGCATGGTGGATGCGGCGGCCATTTGTGAGCAACTGGGGATTGAGCACCATGTGGTGGATAGCCGTGAGGTGTTCCAAACAGAAATCATCGATTATTTGGTGCAGGGCTACAGCCAAGGCATTACCCCCCTGCCCTGTTCCCAGTGCAATAAAACCGTCAAGTTTGGACCCATGCTGACCTATGCCCGGGAAACCTTGGGCATCGATCGCATTGCCACCGGTCACTATGCCCAAGTGCGACGGAACCCAGAGAGTGGCCGCCATGAACTGCTGCGGGCCGTCGATCGCCAAAAAGACCAAAGTTATTTTCTCTATGACCTCAGTCAGGATGTTTTAGGGTCCGTAGACTTTCCCCTGGGGGGATGTACCAAAGGGGAAACCCGTGCCATCGCGGCTCAGTTTAACCTCAGCACTGCCGACAAGCCAGAAAGCCAGGATCTCTGTTTGATCGAGTCCCATGGCTCGATGCAAAGCTTTTTGGATCACTACATCACCCCCCAGGGGGGAGACATTGTGACGGAAGACGGTACGGTGCTGGGTAAGCACCAGGGGATTCACCGCTATACCATTGGCCAGCGCAAAGGGTTGGGCATTGCTTACCCTGAGCCATTGTTTGTCTTGCGGTTGGATGGGGGGCGCAATCAGGTGGTGGTGGGTCCTCGGAGCAGTGCCCACTGGTGGGGTTGCACCGTACAGCGGCTAAACTGGGTGTCCATGGCGGAACCCACCACTCCCTTTCGTGCCCAGGTACAGGTGCGCTATCGCACCCCCCCGGATTGGGCACAGGTCATTCCCCTGGGGGACGGGCGGCTGGAGATTCAGTTTGAAGTGCCCCAGTTCAGCATTACGCCGGGACAAGCGGCGGTGTGGTATGACGGCGATCGCCTGTTGGGGGGTGGGGTGATTGAGGTGGCCCTGGGATCGACGATCGCGGACATCTCAGGGCCACCGGCAGAGGTTAACCCCGCCCCCTTGGTGCCCCCCGCCCCCGCCCCCTAG
- a CDS encoding RNA recognition motif domain-containing protein, which produces MPIRLYVGNLPKELERQELEDVFADAGDTLSTKIITDRKTGKCRGFGFVTVQTDEQADEIIEKYSGYVLKDSTIKIEKALPRAKGKPGDAPAPEPVASPISNRKKATKARRTPGTPTTTSVGGSEGFQPDPRWAQDLERLKDMLASAQTTGS; this is translated from the coding sequence ATGCCTATTCGTCTGTACGTGGGCAATTTACCAAAAGAGCTAGAACGGCAAGAATTGGAGGATGTATTCGCAGATGCCGGGGATACGTTATCGACTAAAATCATTACCGATCGCAAAACCGGCAAATGTAGAGGGTTCGGTTTTGTGACCGTACAGACAGATGAACAAGCGGATGAAATCATTGAAAAATACAGTGGTTACGTCCTCAAGGACAGTACGATCAAAATCGAAAAAGCACTGCCCCGCGCCAAGGGTAAACCGGGGGATGCCCCTGCCCCTGAACCGGTAGCCAGCCCCATCAGCAACCGTAAAAAGGCGACGAAGGCCCGCCGCACCCCCGGCACCCCCACCACCACGTCCGTTGGCGGTAGTGAAGGGTTTCAACCCGATCCTCGCTGGGCGCAGGATTTGGAGCGGCTCAAGGATATGTTGGCTTCAGCTCAAACCACCGGTTCCTAA
- a CDS encoding AI-2E family transporter — protein sequence MIGQWIGVLGVAVALYILWQIRQILLLIFTAVVLATAANGFVRRVQQLNVPRGRAVLLTLSIFLTFAIIFIALIVPPFLAQFQELIQLLPTGIEKIWQSLPLWIDQILKWIPENLGAARETLLILQERLRSETLQIDLSRIDLSEVSQQASPIVGRFLDNFFALFNNAVTVTLQLLLVFILTLMLLADPQSYRQAFLALFPSFYRRRADRILTHCEIALGNWFAGIIINSLFVGTLSGVGLWFLGIDLALAHALLAGLLNFIPNIGPVLSVIFPLSVAIQTPSWRIWMVIVLYVVVQQVESYWLTPTVMARQVSLLPALTLIAQICFATLFGLLGLILALPLAVVAKVWIQELLVRDILDGWQP from the coding sequence ATGATAGGCCAGTGGATTGGGGTTTTGGGCGTTGCCGTCGCCCTTTATATTCTGTGGCAAATTCGCCAAATCCTCCTGCTTATTTTCACCGCCGTGGTCTTAGCGACCGCCGCCAATGGTTTTGTCCGTCGGGTGCAGCAACTGAATGTTCCCAGGGGTCGTGCTGTCCTGCTCACCCTCAGTATTTTTCTGACCTTTGCCATTATTTTCATTGCCCTGATCGTTCCCCCCTTCTTGGCCCAGTTTCAAGAACTGATCCAACTGCTGCCCACGGGTATCGAGAAAATCTGGCAGTCTTTGCCCCTGTGGATTGACCAAATTTTGAAATGGATCCCGGAAAACCTCGGTGCTGCCCGTGAGACCCTCTTAATCCTCCAGGAACGCCTGCGCAGCGAGACGCTGCAAATTGACTTATCCCGTATCGATCTCTCGGAGGTGTCCCAACAGGCCAGCCCGATCGTGGGTAGATTTCTCGATAATTTTTTCGCCCTGTTTAACAATGCGGTGACTGTGACCTTGCAACTGTTGCTGGTGTTCATCCTCACCTTGATGCTGTTGGCGGATCCCCAATCCTATCGCCAAGCTTTTCTGGCGCTGTTTCCCTCGTTTTACCGTCGTCGGGCCGATCGCATCCTCACCCACTGCGAAATTGCCTTGGGTAACTGGTTTGCGGGCATTATTATCAACTCCTTATTTGTGGGGACCCTCAGCGGCGTGGGGTTATGGTTTTTAGGCATTGATTTGGCCCTAGCCCATGCCCTCCTGGCGGGTCTCTTAAATTTTATTCCCAACATCGGCCCGGTGCTGAGTGTTATTTTTCCCCTATCTGTGGCGATACAGACCCCGTCGTGGCGGATTTGGATGGTGATTGTGCTCTATGTGGTGGTGCAACAGGTGGAAAGCTATTGGCTCACCCCAACGGTGATGGCCCGCCAGGTCTCCCTGTTGCCAGCCCTCACCCTCATTGCCCAAATTTGCTTTGCTACCCTATTTGGGTTACTTGGGCTGATTTTAGCCCTACCGTTGGCGGTGGTGGCGAAGGTTTGGATCCAAGAGTTACTGGTGCGGGATATTTTGGATGGCTGGCAGCCCTAG